In the genome of Pirellulales bacterium, one region contains:
- a CDS encoding hemerythrin domain-containing protein, with translation MDRTATEQQALFEHELLRHIAEALRTTIDWALRTQDCSSRLPSLRFIANSFHRHLEHILELEEREGYLPTIESRRYPDLRGQIAALRREHDEFRRRLRVAVDRLEQASPTDYLTVGEVCTCLSHLLEEINDHNQREMLLIDEVRERDERERLLGLL, from the coding sequence ATGGATCGCACGGCTACCGAACAGCAGGCGCTTTTCGAGCACGAACTGCTCAGGCACATCGCCGAGGCGCTGCGGACGACGATCGACTGGGCCTTGCGCACGCAAGATTGTTCCAGCCGGCTGCCCAGCCTGCGCTTCATCGCCAACTCGTTCCATCGCCATCTGGAACACATTCTTGAGTTGGAGGAGCGTGAAGGTTATCTTCCTACCATCGAAAGTCGCCGTTACCCGGACCTGCGCGGCCAGATCGCCGCGTTGCGACGGGAACACGACGAGTTTCGCAGGCGACTGCGAGTGGCGGTCGACCGGCTGGAGCAAGCGTCGCCGACCGATTATCTGACGGTAGGTGAAGTTTGCACCTGTCTGAGCCACCTGCTGGAAGAGATCAACGATCACAACCAACGCGAGATGCTGTTGATCGACGAAGTGCGCGAGCGCGATGAGCGAGAGCGATTGCTGGGGCTGCTATAA
- a CDS encoding Uma2 family endonuclease produces MHLTPTPQSPGTVDHTIYPSGDGRPVAETPVHRRNLFDLIDVLDRYFTDEPMVYVSGNMLMYYVPGDKRKHVAPDVFFVRGVAKEKQRDYYLVWEEAAPDLIIELTSKSTKAEDLGKKKRLYQNVLGVREYLLFDPRGEYLDPKLQGYRLDNGKYVALEPLDGRLVSEATGLHFEAQGEDLRVYDPVIGQLLPPALELLALASAERDVAVAERARILAERDRIAAENEQLRQELAELRRRLGESGS; encoded by the coding sequence ATGCACCTTACACCTACGCCGCAATCGCCGGGCACGGTCGACCACACGATCTATCCTAGTGGAGATGGCCGTCCTGTGGCTGAAACTCCGGTCCATCGTCGCAATCTTTTCGACCTGATCGATGTGCTTGACCGCTACTTTACCGATGAGCCAATGGTTTATGTGTCGGGCAATATGCTGATGTACTACGTTCCCGGCGATAAGCGAAAGCACGTCGCTCCCGACGTTTTTTTCGTTCGCGGCGTGGCAAAGGAGAAGCAGCGCGACTATTATCTGGTGTGGGAAGAAGCCGCTCCCGACTTGATCATCGAGTTGACCAGTAAGAGCACCAAGGCGGAGGACCTCGGCAAGAAAAAGCGGCTCTACCAGAACGTTCTCGGCGTTAGAGAATATCTGCTCTTCGATCCGCGGGGCGAGTACCTCGACCCGAAACTGCAAGGCTATCGGCTCGATAACGGCAAATACGTCGCGCTGGAACCGCTCGATGGGCGACTGGTCAGCGAGGCCACCGGCCTGCACTTCGAAGCACAGGGCGAGGACCTGCGGGTCTACGATCCGGTCATTGGGCAGTTACTGCCGCCAGCGTTGGAGTTGCTGGCTTTAGCATCGGCTGAACGCGACGTCGCCGTCGCCGAGCGCGCTCGTATCTTGGCCGAACGCGATCGCATCGCCGCCGAAAACGAGCAGCTTCGCCAGGAGTTGGCCGAACTACGACGGCGGCTTGGTGAATCGGGAAGCTAA
- the ileS gene encoding isoleucine--tRNA ligase, protein MFRPVEANPRFPAIETEIIRFWNERRIYDQSLARRANSPPFVFFEGPPTANGMPHPGHCLTRAIKDLFPRYRTMRGYRCERKAGWDTHGLPVEVEVCKELGIHSKEEIEAYGVEPFIHRCQESVWRYMQEWERLTERIGFWIKLDEAYVTYHQSYVESVWWSLKNLFDRGLLYQGHKIVWWWAQGGTALSSGEVGQGYREVADPSVYVRFPLVDEPGTSLLVWTTTPWTLPSNQFAAVRPELEYSLVADGEDPHGGKLIVASALVETIAAKVGRELTVEKTLSGRELIGRRYVPPLDYYYRSLGEVEGQLKTGGWQHIAWRVVPADFVTVDSGTGVVHQAPAFGEVDFEVLAREIERFEPGRGPELICAVAPDGKFTAEAPDYEGRWVKEADKDIARELRRRGLLYHQEQYLHEYPFCWRADEDPLIQYPRRSWFIRTSRFKDEMLANNRQINWLPEHIRDGRFGNFLETNVDWALSRERYWGTPLPIWVCEETGHSEAVASYAELLAKPGVSGTEVWQAAKRAKPSLPDDLKVHKPYIDAVTYDSPRAPGKRMRRVSEVIDCWYDSGAMPFAQWGYPHQGQERFASQFPADFISEALDQTRGWFYSQLAISTLLFGRADSRDPAAPKREYPHPFRNCIVLGLMLGEDGQKMSKSKRNYREPREIFDRYGADALRWYFFANQAPWTSIRYNEQAIKDSIPEFLLRLWNVYSFFVIYANIDKFDPGESLSGDISQLNAGALSTGKGYRPVSERNELDRWILSELNRTALAVTERMDAYDNFTACGRITAFVDALSNWYVRRSRDRYWSGEHTVDKLDAYWTLYECLLTTTKLIAPFVPFLAETLWQNLAVEATGRALESVHLCDYPAGDQTLVDEALSEQMELVREIVSLGRSARMGAKLKVRQPLAKVEVVLVHPQYQAWLEAHTGLIREELNVKQVEFIPRADQYITYTVLPDLKRLGPRLGKRLPALKQALAAADAAALLARLEAEGQVTLDMADGPVTLDSSDIQVRLQAKPGWAAAQGTRAVVVVSTELTDDLLIEGVARELVHAVQNLRKEKNCQFTDRIMLSIVTDSADVRRAIDGFGDYIRSETLAVAIRNSALAAEEPTTVDVAGQKVTIYVKVRN, encoded by the coding sequence ATGTTTCGTCCCGTCGAAGCCAACCCTCGTTTTCCCGCAATCGAAACCGAAATCATCCGCTTCTGGAACGAGCGGCGGATTTACGATCAATCGCTGGCGCGGCGGGCCAATTCGCCGCCGTTCGTGTTTTTCGAGGGTCCGCCCACGGCCAACGGCATGCCGCACCCCGGCCACTGCCTGACGCGGGCCATCAAGGATCTCTTCCCGCGCTACCGCACCATGCGCGGCTACCGCTGCGAACGCAAAGCCGGCTGGGATACGCACGGGCTGCCGGTCGAAGTCGAGGTCTGCAAAGAACTCGGCATCCATTCCAAGGAAGAAATCGAAGCCTACGGGGTCGAGCCGTTCATCCATCGCTGCCAGGAAAGCGTCTGGCGCTACATGCAGGAGTGGGAACGGCTGACCGAGCGGATCGGCTTTTGGATCAAGCTCGACGAAGCCTACGTCACGTATCACCAAAGTTACGTGGAAAGCGTTTGGTGGTCGCTGAAGAATCTGTTCGACCGCGGGCTGCTCTATCAAGGGCACAAGATCGTGTGGTGGTGGGCACAAGGCGGCACCGCCCTCAGCTCCGGCGAGGTCGGCCAGGGCTATCGCGAGGTGGCTGATCCCAGCGTTTACGTGCGTTTTCCGCTGGTCGATGAGCCCGGTACGTCCCTACTGGTTTGGACCACCACGCCGTGGACCCTGCCCAGCAACCAGTTCGCCGCCGTACGCCCAGAATTAGAATACTCCCTGGTGGCCGACGGCGAAGATCCGCACGGCGGCAAGTTGATCGTCGCCTCGGCGCTTGTCGAAACGATCGCGGCCAAAGTCGGACGAGAGTTGACGGTTGAAAAGACGCTCTCCGGGCGCGAGTTGATCGGCCGACGCTATGTGCCGCCCTTGGATTATTACTATCGCTCGCTGGGCGAAGTCGAAGGACAGCTCAAGACGGGCGGTTGGCAGCATATCGCCTGGCGCGTTGTGCCGGCCGACTTCGTGACGGTCGATAGCGGCACGGGCGTGGTTCACCAGGCGCCGGCCTTCGGTGAGGTTGACTTCGAGGTGCTGGCACGCGAGATCGAGCGGTTCGAACCGGGGCGAGGGCCGGAGCTGATCTGCGCCGTGGCGCCCGACGGCAAGTTCACCGCCGAAGCGCCCGATTATGAAGGCCGCTGGGTCAAAGAGGCCGACAAAGACATCGCCCGTGAGCTGCGCCGCCGCGGCCTGCTCTATCACCAGGAGCAGTACCTGCACGAATATCCGTTCTGCTGGAGGGCGGACGAAGATCCGCTCATCCAGTATCCGCGGCGAAGCTGGTTTATCCGCACCAGCCGTTTCAAAGACGAGATGCTGGCCAACAACCGCCAGATCAACTGGCTGCCCGAACATATTCGCGACGGACGTTTCGGCAACTTTCTGGAGACGAACGTCGACTGGGCGCTGTCGCGCGAACGCTACTGGGGCACGCCGCTGCCGATCTGGGTCTGCGAAGAGACCGGCCATAGTGAGGCGGTGGCCAGTTATGCCGAGCTGCTGGCCAAGCCCGGCGTGAGCGGCACGGAAGTCTGGCAAGCGGCCAAGCGGGCCAAGCCCAGCTTGCCCGACGACTTGAAGGTCCATAAGCCGTATATCGACGCCGTCACCTACGACTCGCCGCGAGCGCCGGGCAAGCGCATGCGGAGGGTGAGCGAGGTGATCGACTGCTGGTACGATTCAGGCGCGATGCCGTTTGCCCAGTGGGGCTATCCGCACCAGGGCCAAGAACGATTCGCCTCACAATTTCCGGCCGACTTCATCAGCGAGGCGCTCGACCAGACGCGGGGCTGGTTCTACAGCCAGCTCGCCATCAGCACGCTCTTGTTCGGCCGCGCCGACAGCCGCGATCCGGCCGCGCCGAAGCGCGAGTACCCGCATCCGTTCCGCAACTGCATCGTGCTCGGTTTGATGCTGGGCGAAGACGGGCAAAAGATGTCCAAAAGCAAGCGGAACTACCGCGAGCCGCGAGAAATCTTCGACCGCTACGGGGCCGACGCTCTGCGCTGGTATTTCTTCGCCAACCAGGCCCCGTGGACCTCCATCCGTTACAACGAGCAGGCCATCAAAGACAGCATCCCCGAGTTTCTGCTGCGGCTCTGGAACGTCTACAGCTTTTTCGTGATTTACGCCAACATCGACAAGTTCGATCCAGGCGAGTCACTCTCCGGAGATATTAGCCAACTCAACGCGGGCGCACTCTCAACCGGCAAGGGCTATCGGCCGGTTTCTGAGCGCAACGAGCTCGACCGCTGGATTCTCAGCGAGTTGAATCGCACCGCGCTGGCGGTGACCGAGCGGATGGACGCCTACGACAACTTCACCGCCTGCGGCCGGATCACCGCCTTTGTCGACGCCTTGAGCAACTGGTACGTGCGCCGCAGCCGCGACCGCTACTGGAGCGGCGAGCACACCGTCGATAAGCTCGACGCCTACTGGACGCTTTACGAATGCCTGCTGACGACGACCAAGCTGATCGCCCCCTTCGTGCCGTTTCTGGCCGAAACGCTGTGGCAGAATCTGGCGGTCGAAGCGACCGGCCGGGCCTTGGAAAGCGTACACCTGTGCGACTATCCGGCCGGCGATCAGACGCTGGTCGATGAAGCCCTTTCGGAGCAGATGGAGTTGGTGCGGGAGATTGTTTCGCTGGGCCGCAGTGCTCGCATGGGAGCGAAGCTGAAGGTACGTCAGCCCTTGGCCAAGGTGGAGGTGGTGCTGGTACATCCGCAATATCAGGCCTGGCTGGAAGCGCATACCGGCCTGATTCGCGAAGAGCTGAACGTGAAGCAGGTGGAGTTCATTCCGCGGGCCGATCAATACATCACCTACACGGTGTTGCCCGACTTGAAGCGGCTGGGGCCGCGGCTCGGCAAACGGTTGCCGGCACTAAAGCAGGCCCTCGCGGCGGCCGACGCGGCGGCACTGCTCGCCAGGCTCGAAGCCGAGGGGCAAGTCACGCTCGATATGGCGGATGGCCCGGTGACGCTCGACTCGAGTGATATTCAAGTGCGTTTGCAGGCCAAGCCCGGCTGGGCCGCCGCGCAGGGCACGCGGGCCGTCGTGGTGGTCTCGACGGAGTTGACGGACGATTTGCTGATCGAAGGCGTGGCCCGCGAGCTGGTTCATGCCGTGCAGAACCTACGGAAGGAGAAGAACTGTCAGTTTACCGACCGGATCATGCTGAGCATCGTGACGGATTCTGCTGACGTCCGCAGGGCCATCGACGGTTTCGGCGACTACATCCGATCAGAGACACTCGCCGTTGCGATCCGAAATTCGGCACTGGCCGCCGAAGAGCCGACAACGGTCGATGTCGCGGGACAAAAAGTGACGATCTACGTCAAAGTGCGGAATTGA
- the rnc gene encoding ribonuclease III: MSRTAEPDSPPDRKEDYERLERRIGYVFKDKELLRAALTHASGASHRLRSNERLEFLGDAIMGAVVCEILYRQYPEYLEGDLTKIKSVVVSRQTCTKLSEALGLEKFLVLGKGMTTHPTVPPSLLADVFESLIAAIYLDGGNEASRAFIETYMAPEIELTAGGDHSGNYKSLLQQLSQRERGQTPTYALLDEKGPDHSKCFKMAAQVGRTRFPAAWGRNKKEAEQRAAQNALAELNGEPVPYPSD, from the coding sequence ATGAGCCGTACCGCCGAACCCGATTCTCCGCCCGACCGGAAAGAAGATTACGAGCGGCTCGAACGCCGCATCGGCTATGTCTTTAAGGACAAGGAACTGCTGCGCGCCGCGCTGACGCACGCCTCGGGCGCCTCGCACCGCCTGCGATCGAACGAGCGGTTGGAGTTTCTGGGCGACGCCATCATGGGCGCCGTGGTCTGCGAAATTCTCTACCGGCAGTATCCCGAATACCTCGAAGGCGATCTGACCAAGATCAAATCGGTCGTGGTCAGCCGGCAGACCTGCACCAAGCTGAGCGAGGCCTTGGGACTGGAAAAATTCCTGGTGCTGGGCAAGGGAATGACGACGCACCCCACGGTGCCGCCCTCGCTGTTGGCCGATGTGTTCGAATCGCTGATCGCGGCCATCTATCTGGACGGCGGCAACGAAGCGTCGCGGGCCTTCATCGAAACCTATATGGCTCCCGAAATCGAGCTGACCGCCGGGGGCGACCATTCGGGCAACTACAAGTCGCTGTTGCAACAGCTTTCCCAGCGCGAGCGCGGCCAGACGCCCACCTACGCCCTGCTGGACGAGAAGGGACCCGACCACAGCAAATGCTTCAAAATGGCGGCGCAGGTGGGCCGGACCCGTTTTCCCGCCGCCTGGGGCCGCAACAAGAAAGAAGCCGAGCAGCGGGCCGCCCAGAACGCGTTGGCGGAGCTCAATGGCGAGCCGGTGCCGTATCCGTCGGATTGA